ACATGAAAGTGATTGCCAGTAAGTTTACGGTTAACCAGCTCAACACACCCAATTTCAATCACTCGGTGACCTTCTTTAGGGTCGATACCTGTAGTTTCTGTATCTAGTACAATCTGACGCATGATTCCTCTAATCTTACCTTTTGTTTTTTGATAGTATATCAACCCCTTCGCCACAGGCTAAGGGAAAAGCGAAATATGAAAGTAAATAATTTAAGGACACCCAGTGGCTCAAAAAACCATTCACATTTTTACTGATGGCTCATGCCTTGGAAACCCAGGCCCTGGCGGTTATGGTGCTGTTTTAGTTTATAACAGTCACCGTAAAGAGCTAAGTGGCGGATTCGCGCATACTACCAACAATCGTATGGAATTAATGGCGCCTATTGAAGCATTAAACAGCTTAACTGAGCCCTGCAACGTTGAATTGACGACAGATAGTCAGTATGTGAAAAACGGTATCAATCAATGGATCCACAACTGGCGTAAGAACGGCTGGCGCACATCAGACAAAAAAGCGGTAAAAAATGCCGACCTTTGGAAACGCCTTGATGAAGCAGTGAGCAAGCATAAAATTAATTGGCACTGGGTAAAAGGCCATTCGGGTCACCCTGAAAATGAACGCTGCGATGATTTAGCTCGGGGTGCGGCAGAAGCCAAACCTACAACACCAGACAGTGGCTTTACAGGCTAATTGCGTTAAGGATTAATAGCTTACAAGGCCAATGGATTTGCAAGCAGATACCTCTATAGGTATAGGTAAAGGTTAGTGATTATGCAAAAAAGAAAAGGCAGCATTGCCTTTTCTTTTATTACGCTAAATTGTTTTTATGTTTCACTTCTCACTACCACTCTACAACTATCTTTCCTTGCGTGTCGTTACTTTCTAAACGTGCGTGAGATTTTGCGACATCATTTATTGCGTATACCGTATCTATGTTTACGCTAAGCTCGCCCGAAGTGAATGCAGGTAAACAGGTTGTCGAGAAGTCACTGATAAGCGCGCTTTTGTATTCATCCGTTCTATTGCGCAGCGTAGTACCTTGTATTCTGGCTCGTTTACCCAGCATTAATGCCATATCAAGGTTATCGGCATAACGCCCAGCCAACATGGCGAGGTAAACCACAATGCCATCGCGCTTTAGAATGTGAAGGTTCCGATTTAGATAATCGCCCCCCACCATATCAAGCACCATATTAACGCCTTCAGGCCAATTAGCTTTTATCTCTTCAGCAAAGTTTTTATCTTTATAGTTTATCAGCAGGTTAGCGCCGTTTTGCTGGCAGTGTGCTAGCTTTTCTTGGGATGACGCGGTAACGGCGCTTTCTACTCCCCAATAATGACAAAGCTGAGTAGCAGCTAATCCCACACCACTAGCACCACCGTGAATGAGTACTCGCTCTGCTGGTTTTACATTCGCAATAAGGCGCAAGCATTGAAATGCAGTAAGAAACACCTCGGCAAGCCCTGCTGCCGAGCTATACGGCATGTTCTCGGGAATAGGCATTAGATGTAGTGGATTGACGGCAACTTGTTGTGCATAGCCGCCGCCTGCCACTAATCCAAAGACCTTATCCCCCACTTTCCACTCACTGACTGTAGTGCCAACCTCTATGACCTCACCGGCAACCTCAAGCCCTAAAATTTCACTTTCACCAGGGGGCGGTGGATAGTGCCCTTGTCGTTGCAGTGTATCGGCACGGTTCACACCAAAGGCGTGTACTTGCACTAGCACTTTGTCGTCGGTGAGTACGGGTGCATCAACCTCTGCTATTGTTAGGCCTTCAGGTGCACAGCCTTTTTCGAAGTTTACAAATTGCATTAGTATCCTCTTTTTTGGAATTTCACTGGGGGTGCAGTATGTCTTTGCACGTTAGTGATAGCATGAATAAATACGTTAACCTATGACTACGTGGATGATAATTTTAAGTGCATAATTGAGTTTACAATTTTAGCCTCATATCACTAACACCTATCTTATTGTGCAAAATTAGACTTCAAATAATGTAACGTAATGCGATTAAAACAAAACTCATGATCACCAATAGTTTGCTATAACTTTATGTGTTTCCACTCGCCTGCGCGGCCTAAACAACTTTCTATCAAACTTAGTAAAATAGCTAACTTCTGGTCAGTAAACGGGGTAATCATTCGCATAGGCAACGCTTTATCGCTATACTTCGCCCCGCCGCTTACGTGTGGTTGCAAAGGCCGTTCATTTGCTAAAGGCTTTTTATTTGGCTAAAGGCTTCTTATAAGGCTAAAGGCTTTCAATGCAATACCCACTTCCTAGCTAATTCAAGAAATAGAGTACGTTTCATGTCATCACAAGTTATTTTGCACCCTAACAGAGATAAATCCCTTCGTCGTCGCCATCCTTGGGTGTTTGAAAGCGCCGTGGCAGAACTAAAAGGTAGAGGGCGCAGTGGTGACACTGTTGATGTGTTCGATTCAGAAGGTGATTGGTTAGGTCGCGGCGCTTACTCTCCTACTTCGCAAATTCGCGTGCGCATGTGGACATTTAGTAAAGAAGAAAGCATCGATAACGCGTTCTTTTTACGCCGTATGGAAATTGCGCTTAATTTGAGAATGCGTTTATTTGACCCAGAAGTCACCAATGCATTTCGCTGGATTGCATCTGAGAGTGATGGCCTTCCAGGTGTTACCATAGATTTGTACGACAACGTAGCCGTATTGCAACTATTAAGCGCTGGGGCCGAGAAGCACCGAGATAAAATTGTGTGGGCAATAAACAAGTTAAAGCCCGGCACCCACGTTTACGAGCGAAGCGATGTTGATGTACGTAAAAAGGAAGGTTTAGAGCCAGTTACAGGTGTGGTGAGCGGCGAGCCACCTATGCAAGTTACCGTAAAAGAAAATGGGCTTTCTATCATTGTTGATATAGAGAACGGCCACAAAACAGGCTTTTATCTTGATCAACGAGATAGTCGTGCTGCCGCTGCACATTATGCCAAAGACGCTGACGTGCTTAATTGCTTTAGCTATACCGGCACCTTTTCTTGTTACGCACTACAAGGCGGTGCAAAATCGGTTACTAATGTGGATGTTTCTCAACCTGCTCTTGACCTTGCTAAGCAGCATGTGGCGTTAAATGGTTTAGATGAAACCAAAAGTCATTACGTCAAAAAAGATGTTTTTAAGCAGTTGCGTGAATACCACGAACGTAAAGAACAATTTGATATGGTTATCCTCGATCCCCCAAAATTTATCGACAACAAAGCATCACTCACCCGCGCTGCCCGCGGCTATAAAGATATAAACCTGTACGGAATTCATGCGGTGAGAAATGGTGGATTACTGCTTACTTTTAGCTGCTCTGGCTTAATGCCAGCCGATTTGTTTCAAAAAATTGTGGCTGATGCCGCATTGGATGCAGGAAGAACCATCAAAATTATTGCGCGACTTAACCAAGCCACCGATCACCCTGTGATAGGCAGTTATCCTGAAGGGTATTACTTGAAAGGTTTAGTTTGTGAAGTCACTGATCTGTAATTTCTGGCGTACTTTTACATCCAACGAAATACACGCCACAGACGAATAAAAGCGAATTAATACAGGGTTACTGTTTAATTCATTAAGCATAAAAAACGTGGCGCTAAGGTTTTATTAAGTGTTATTGAACTTAACTCACCTTTAGTGCCACGTTCTTCGAAAATTCAAATAAGAGGCAAACTTAGCAAACGCTTATGATGCCAATGCCATCTCATTTGAAGCAAAAGCCTGCTCGGGACCACTACGTAGTTGCTGATCGCTAGCTTGGTCTTTAGGCTGGTTCTCAAACTTCTTCCAGACTCGCTCGTGAAAATAAAATACCACCGTATTCACAGCTGGCTCAACTAAGGCTACTGCCCCACCCACTACTGCACTGCCTGTTAATAAATATGCCACTGTAAAAGCGACGGTGAAGTGCATACACGCAAAAGTGATTGTCTTTTTCATAATGATTGACCTAATAAGTTTGTCTCGAATCGTTAATGAGAATTATTATCGATTAGATACATTAAAGACAATTGATTTTTACGAAGGGCGCCATCGACTTATTCGATTTCAAACTTATGAAGGGCGTTGCTTAGCGGGTTTAAAACAAGTCATATACGCGCAGTCATAATGTGAAGAGATAAGCCAACGAGATAAATCAGCGGCCATTAAAGCCCGTGAAACATACCGCCGGGGAAGTCGGCAA
The nucleotide sequence above comes from Alteromonas naphthalenivorans. Encoded proteins:
- the rnhA gene encoding ribonuclease HI yields the protein MAQKTIHIFTDGSCLGNPGPGGYGAVLVYNSHRKELSGGFAHTTNNRMELMAPIEALNSLTEPCNVELTTDSQYVKNGINQWIHNWRKNGWRTSDKKAVKNADLWKRLDEAVSKHKINWHWVKGHSGHPENERCDDLARGAAEAKPTTPDSGFTG
- a CDS encoding NAD(P)H-quinone oxidoreductase; the encoded protein is MQFVNFEKGCAPEGLTIAEVDAPVLTDDKVLVQVHAFGVNRADTLQRQGHYPPPPGESEILGLEVAGEVIEVGTTVSEWKVGDKVFGLVAGGGYAQQVAVNPLHLMPIPENMPYSSAAGLAEVFLTAFQCLRLIANVKPAERVLIHGGASGVGLAATQLCHYWGVESAVTASSQEKLAHCQQNGANLLINYKDKNFAEEIKANWPEGVNMVLDMVGGDYLNRNLHILKRDGIVVYLAMLAGRYADNLDMALMLGKRARIQGTTLRNRTDEYKSALISDFSTTCLPAFTSGELSVNIDTVYAINDVAKSHARLESNDTQGKIVVEW
- a CDS encoding class I SAM-dependent rRNA methyltransferase, giving the protein MSSQVILHPNRDKSLRRRHPWVFESAVAELKGRGRSGDTVDVFDSEGDWLGRGAYSPTSQIRVRMWTFSKEESIDNAFFLRRMEIALNLRMRLFDPEVTNAFRWIASESDGLPGVTIDLYDNVAVLQLLSAGAEKHRDKIVWAINKLKPGTHVYERSDVDVRKKEGLEPVTGVVSGEPPMQVTVKENGLSIIVDIENGHKTGFYLDQRDSRAAAAHYAKDADVLNCFSYTGTFSCYALQGGAKSVTNVDVSQPALDLAKQHVALNGLDETKSHYVKKDVFKQLREYHERKEQFDMVILDPPKFIDNKASLTRAARGYKDINLYGIHAVRNGGLLLTFSCSGLMPADLFQKIVADAALDAGRTIKIIARLNQATDHPVIGSYPEGYYLKGLVCEVTDL
- a CDS encoding DUF2061 domain-containing protein; amino-acid sequence: MKKTITFACMHFTVAFTVAYLLTGSAVVGGAVALVEPAVNTVVFYFHERVWKKFENQPKDQASDQQLRSGPEQAFASNEMALAS